The Luteolibacter rhizosphaerae region CCAGATCAACCGGGGGGCTTAGGTAAATCCCCGGAGGGCGGATGAGGCAAGGGATCATGCGGGTAGTTTTGCATTGGTCATTGGTCATTGGTGCGATTTTGGGGACACCAGGGGTTTACCGCGGAGGCGCAGAGGGCGCGGAGGGGGCGCAGAGGGTTTTTTGTTTTGGAGGGAACGAAACGCGGAGGCGCGGAGGGGGCAGAGGGGAGCGCGGAGCTTTTTGAGGGGAGACCGCCGATGGCGCGGATGGGGGGGCTTTTGGAGAGGAGGATGGCGTTCTGGGGGCGGACGCGAGCAGCCGGAATCACGAAGTGATTCCGCTACAGCGAGGGTGTAATGGGAGTGAGAGGTGCTTTGCTCGACCGTCCAAGCGGACTGAAGATCCGCGGTCCCGGGGGGGCGGTTTTGGGTGGGAGGGTGGGGAATCGCTGTTAGTGTGCGGGGAGCAGTTGTTGTTGCATGAAGTCGCTTGTTGCCGTTGTTACCGCGTTTTTGGAGATCCGGAGTAGCCGGAAGAATCTGAAGGCGCTGATGCGGCTGCTGGTGATTCTGGCGCTGATGATCGCGCTCTACAGCGTGCTGTTCCATGTGATCATGGAGCGGGAGGGGCAGGAGCACAGTTGGCTGACGGGGCTGTACTGGACGCTGACGGTGATGACGACGCTGGGGTTCGGGGATATCACCTTCGCGAGCGATCTGGGGCGGATGTTCTCGGTGGTGGTGATGATGACGGGGGTGGTGTTCCTGCTGGTGATCCTGCCCTTCACGTTCATCGAGTTTTTCTATGCGCCGTGGATGCGGGCGCAGGAGTCGGCGCGGACGCCGCGGGAGCTGCCGGCGGAGATCCGGCGGCATGTGATCTTCACCTGCCATGATGCGATCACGCAGGCGCTGGTGCCTATGCTGGAGCGCTACGGGCACCCGTATGTGATCCTGACGCCGCAGGTGGCGGAGGCACTGGAGCTGTACGAGCAGGGGGCGAAGGTGGCGGTGGGGCCGCTGGATGATCCGCAGACCTACGAGCGGATGCGGATCGCGCGGGCGGGGTTGCTGGTGGCGACGCGCTCCGACGTGCTGAACACGAACATCACCTTCACGGCGCGGGAGCTGAACGAGACGGTGCCGATCGTGGCCTCCGCCTCGACGGATGCGGCGCGGGACGTGCTGGAACTGGCGGGGGCGACGCTGGTGCTGCGGATGGAGCAGATGATGGGGCAGGCGCTGGCACGCCGGGTGATCGGGAAGGATTCCGCGGCGCATGTGATCGGGCGCTCGAATGAACTGGTGATTGCGGAGGCGAACGCGGCGGGGACGGAGCTGGAAGGCAAGACGATTCTGGGCTCCGCGATCCGCGAGCGTACGGGGCTGAGCGTGATCGGGGTATGGGACCACGGGCGGCTGGCCTCGGTGGATCCGCACACGATGATCGAGCGCGACACGCTGCTGGTGCTGGCGGGGAGCGAGGAGCAGATCGCGACCTATGACGAACTCTTCGGGCGCGGGAACGCGGAGCGCTCGCACGTGGTGATCATCGGGGGTGGACGAGTGGGCCGGATCGCGAGCCGGGCGCTGCAGGAGGCGGGCTTCAGCCCGGTGATCATCGAGAAGCTGCCAGAGCGGGTGATCGAGCATCCGGAAGCGATCATCGGGGATGCGACGCACATGGAGACGCTGAAGGCAGCGCGGGCGCGTGAGGCGGCGACGCTGATCGTGACCTCCCATGACGATGACCTGAACATCTCGCTGACGATCTACTTCCGGCGGCTGCGACCGAACGTGCAGATCATCGCGCGCTGCACCTCGGAGCGGAACGTGAGCACGCTGCACCGGGCGGGTGCGAATCTGGTGCTGTCCTCCGCGTCGATGGGGGCGAACACGATTTTCAACCTGCTGCGCGAGAACGATCACCTGCTGCTGGCGGAGGGGGTGAGCCTGTTCCCCACGCCGGTGCCGCACAGCATGGCGGGGCGGCGTCTGGCGGATTGCGCGGTGCGGAGCCAGACGGGCTGTACGGTGATCGCGGTCGAGACGGAGGAGGGGTGGATCCTGAATCCGGGACCCGGCGAGGTGTTGCCGGAGGGCGGGACCTTGTTGCTGATCGGGACGCTGGAGGCGGAGGAGAAGTTCCTGCGGGAGTTCAAGCCGGACCTCGCCGACCGGGCGCTGCGGAGGCACTGGAGAAGGTGCCGGGAGGAGTGAGGAGCGGGTATTTTGTTAGATAGGACGATGGACGAGATGAGCGATATCATTGCGGCGGCGCTCGGATCGCGTCCGCGGGATTTCGGCCGGGTGGGTGGCGGGTGCATCCATGACTGCCGGCGCTTGCGGATGCATGACGGGCGAAACGTGTTCGTGAAG contains the following coding sequences:
- a CDS encoding potassium channel family protein; translated protein: MKSLVAVVTAFLEIRSSRKNLKALMRLLVILALMIALYSVLFHVIMEREGQEHSWLTGLYWTLTVMTTLGFGDITFASDLGRMFSVVVMMTGVVFLLVILPFTFIEFFYAPWMRAQESARTPRELPAEIRRHVIFTCHDAITQALVPMLERYGHPYVILTPQVAEALELYEQGAKVAVGPLDDPQTYERMRIARAGLLVATRSDVLNTNITFTARELNETVPIVASASTDAARDVLELAGATLVLRMEQMMGQALARRVIGKDSAAHVIGRSNELVIAEANAAGTELEGKTILGSAIRERTGLSVIGVWDHGRLASVDPHTMIERDTLLVLAGSEEQIATYDELFGRGNAERSHVVIIGGGRVGRIASRALQEAGFSPVIIEKLPERVIEHPEAIIGDATHMETLKAARAREAATLIVTSHDDDLNISLTIYFRRLRPNVQIIARCTSERNVSTLHRAGANLVLSSASMGANTIFNLLRENDHLLLAEGVSLFPTPVPHSMAGRRLADCAVRSQTGCTVIAVETEEGWILNPGPGEVLPEGGTLLLIGTLEAEEKFLREFKPDLADRALRRHWRRCREE